The following proteins are encoded in a genomic region of Zea mays cultivar B73 chromosome 9, Zm-B73-REFERENCE-NAM-5.0, whole genome shotgun sequence:
- the LOC100274364 gene encoding putative protein kinase superfamily protein precursor: MASAANTMPGKSVVLLSLVTLLVVLISAAESYDGRYAVSHSAMARRSRLGTRHAHHRRTTVPHRYVLAEKSSAPSGGGPKNHSSPAKANASSPAPAPPAAEQTGRHHRSHKNRVRNWIIGFVVGSLAGVISGMVLSVLFRLALNCIRGRYRTRSGVMIFTPKLIRRPEHLAFLEKEDGLASLAVIGRGGCGEVYKAQLPVEREGEQPRFIAIKKVKKHGGDAPSNNLSDEESRQLDKRSRQIQSEIRTVGYIRHRNLLSLAAHVPRPDCHYLVYEYMKNGSLHQALKAENAEAEDGSSGSGTGAGGLSWPARLRVAVGVAAGLEYLHVSHQPQIIHRDLKPANILLDDDLEARIADFGLAKAMPDSHTHVTASNVAGTLGYIAPEYYQTVKFTAKCDVYSFGVILAVLATGKEPSDQFFTQTEEVVGLVKWLRRVMEAGEHAQAIDPAIAGAGYDEQILLLLRIALFCTKDDPKERPTAKDVRCMLSQIKT; encoded by the coding sequence ATGGCGTCAGCGGCGAACACCATGCCAGGCAAGTCTGTTGTCCTCCTCTCGCTCGTCACGCTTCTCGTCGTCCTCATCTCCGCCGCGGAGAGCTACGACGGCCGGTATGCCGTCTCGCACTCGGCCATGGCGCGCCGCTCCCGCCTGGGGACCCGGCACGCGCATCACCGCCGGACAACGGTGCCGCACCGGTACGTGCTCGCGGAGAAGAGCAGCGCGCCCAGCGGCGGCGGCCCCAAGAACCACAGTTCGCCGGCGAAGGCCAACGCCAgctcgccggcgccggcgcctccGGCCGCCGAGCAGACTGGCCGGCACCACCGCAGCCACAAGAACCGGGTGCGCAACTGGATCATCGGCTTCGTGGTGGGGTCCCTCGCCGGCGTCATCTCCGGGATGGTGCTGTCGGTGCTGTTCAGGCTGGCGCTCAACTGCATCCGCGGGCGGTACCGGACGCGGTCCGGCGTGATGATCTTCACCCCGAAGCTGATCAGGCGGCCGGAGCACCTCGCGTTCCTGGAGAAGGAGGACGGGCTGGCGTCGCTGGCCGTGATCGGGCGCGGCGGGTGCGGGGAGGTGTACAAGGCGCAGCTGCCCGTGGAGCGGGAGGGGGAGCAGCCGCGCTTCATCGCCATCAAGAAGGTCAAGAAGCACGGCGGCGACGCGCCCAGCAACAACCTGAGCGATGAGGAGAGCCGGCAGCTGGACAAGAGGTCCCGGCAGATCCAGTCGGAGATCCGGACGGTGGGGTACATCCGGCACCGCAACCTGCTGTCGCTGGCGGCGCACGTGCCGCGCCCGGACTGCCACTACCTGGTGTACGAGTACATGAAGAACGGCAGCCTGCACCAGGCGCTGAAAGCCGAGAACGCCGAGGCCGAGGACggcagcagcggcagcggcaCCGGCGCCGGCGGGCTGTCGTGGCCCGCGCGGCTCCGCGTGGCGGTGGGCGTGGCGGCGGGTCTGGAGTACCTCCACGTCTCCCACCAGCCGCAGATCATCCACCGCGACCTCAAGCCCGCCAACATCCTGCTGGACGACGACCTGGAGGCCCGCATCGCGGACTTCGGGCTGGCCAAGGCGATGCCGGACTCGCACACGCACGTCACCGCGTCCAACGTGGCCGGCACGCTGGGCTACATCGCGCCGGAGTACTACCAGACGGTCAAGTTCACGGCCAAGTGCGACGTGTACAGCTTCGGGGTCATCCTGGCGGTGCTGGCCACGGGGAAGGAGCCGTCCGACCAGTTCTTCACGCAGACGGAGGAGGTGGTCGGCCTCGTCAAGTGGCTGCGCCGCGTCATGGAGGCCGGGGAGCACGCGCAGGCCATAGACCCCGCCATCGCCGGCGCCGGCTACGACGAGCAGATCCTGCTGCTGCTGCGCATCGCCTTGTTCTGCACCAAGGACGACCCCAAGGAGCGGCCCACTGCCAAGGACGTCCGCTGCATGCTGTCGCAGATCAAGACCTAG